From a single Botrytis cinerea B05.10 chromosome 4, complete sequence genomic region:
- the Bcguf1 gene encoding Bcguf1 encodes MQRCPLNLLRLPSTIRSQYASHFLPLAFPRTFTTSVTRYAIAKKIVGDLERRIQAIPIERFRNFCIVAHVDHGKSTLSDRLLELTGTIQPGGDKQILDKLEVERERGITVKAQTCSMLWNHEGEDYLLHLVDTPGHVDFRAEVSRSYASCGGALLLVDASQGVQAQTVANFYLAFSQGLTLVPVVNKVDLPTADSPRALQQMEEAFELEPENAVLVSAKTGLNVPAILPNVIKQIPAPVGDHTKPLRLLLVDSWYDNYKGVILLVRIFDGTIKAGDQIVSFATGIKYFVGEVGIMYPDQTPQTILRAGQVGYIYFNPGMKKSQEALSGDTYTTVGSEHLVEAYPGFEEPKSMVFVAAFPVDQSDYHHLEDSINQIVLNDRSVTLQKESSEALGAGWRLGFLGTLHCSVFEDRLRQEHGASIIITPPTVPFKVIWRDGTESIIQNPALFPEQETTHQRVQELQEPYVSATITLPEEYLGKVIELCEANRGEQVDLSFFTATQVILKYDIPLAQLVDDFFGKLKGATKGYASLDYEDAGFRRSSIVKLQLLVNKGPVDAVARVVHTSQTEKIGRQWVTKFKEHVDRQMFEVIIQAQAGKRIVARETLKPFRKDVLQKLHASDIGRRRKLLDRQKEGRKKLKAVGNIAIEHEAFQKFLAK; translated from the coding sequence ATGCAGCGATGTCCATTGAACCTGCTTAGGCTTCCCAGCACTATCAGATCTCAATATGCATCccatttccttcctctcGCCTTTCCTCGAACATTCACCACATCGGTGACACGATATGCTATTGCTAAGAAAATCGTTGGGGATCTAGAACGTCGCATCCAAGCTATACCTATTGAGCGATTCCGGAACTTCTGCATCGTAGCACATGTAGACCATGGAAAAAGTACACTTAGTGATCGATTACTCGAATTAACGGGCACGATCCAACCCGGTGGCGATAAACAGATCTTGGATAAGCTGGAAGTGGAACGGGAAAGAGGTATTACTGTCAAGGCGCAAACATGTAGTATGTTATGGAATCATGAAGGGGAAGATTATCTACTTCATTTAGTCGATACACCGGGACATGTGGATTTTCGAGCTGAGGTATCGAGGTCCTATGCTAGTTGTGGAGGGGCTCTGTTACTAGTAGATGCAAGTCAAGGAGTGCAAGCTCAAACGGTCGCGAATTTCTATCTGGCATTTTCGCAGGGGTTGACGTTGGTACCAGTGGTTAATAAGGTGGACTTACCGACTGCGGACTCACCGAGGGCATTACAGCAGATGGAAGAAGCATTTGAATTAGAGCCCGAGAATGCAGTTCTGGTCAGCGCAAAGACAGGATTGAATGTTCCAGCAATCCTTCCGAATGTTATTAAACAAATTCCAGCGCCAGTTGGCGACCATACTAAGCCATTGAGATTGTTGTTAGTAGATTCATGGTACGATAACTACAAGGGCGTTATTCTACTGGTTAGGATTTTCGATGGAACGATCAAGGCCGGTGACCAAATTGTGAGTTTTGCAACGGGAATCAAGTATTTCGTGGGCGAGGTAGGAATCATGTATCCGGACCAGACACCTCAAACTATTCTGAGGGCTGGACAGGTTGGATATATCTACTTCAACCCTGGTATGAAGAAAAGTCAAGAGGCTCTTAGTGGTGATACCTATACCACTGTTGGCTCTGAACATCTAGTAGAGGCATATCCTGGATTCGAGGAACCAAAGTCTATGGTTTTTGTGGCAGCGTTCCCAGTTGATCAGAGCGACTACCATCATTTGGAAGACTCTATCAACCAAATCGTACTCAACGACAGAAGTGTAACTTTACAAAAGGAATCCTCAGAAGCACTTGGCGCAGGGTGGCGTCTAGGATTCCTAGGTACTCTTCACTGTTCTGTATTTGAAGATCGTCTTCGTCAAGAGCATGGCGCGAGTATCATCATTACACCACCCACCGTGCCCTTCAAAGTTATCTGGCGCGATGGGACAGAGTCCATCATCCAAAACCCCGCCCTCTTTCCCGAACAAGAAACCACACATCAACGTGTCCAAGAACTTCAAGAACCTTACGTCTCGGCAACCATCACCCTCCCCGAAGAATATCTCGGCAAAGTAATTGAACTCTGTGAAGCAAACCGCGGCGAGCAAGTCgatctctccttcttcaccGCCACCCAAGTAATTCTCAAATACGACATTCCCCTCGCCCAACTCGTTGACGATTTCTTCGGAAAACTCAAAGGGGCAACGAAAGGTTACGCAAGTCTCGACTATGAGGATGCCGGCTTCCGCAGGAGTAGTATTGTGAAACTCCAACTTCTCGTTAATAAGGGGCCAGTTGACGCAGTGGCAAGAGTAGTACACACAAGCCAGACGGAAAAGATAGGTAGACAATGGGTTACGAAATTCAAAGAGCATGTTGACAGGCAAATGTTCGAGGTTATTATCCAGGCGCAAGcgggaaaaagaattgtaGCGAGAGAAACGCTGAAGCCGTTTAGGAAAGATGTGCTGCAGAAGTTGCACGCAAGTGATAtcgggagaagaagaaagttgtTGGATAGACAAAAGGAGGGACGAAAGAAGTTAAAGGCCGTAGGCAATATTGCGATTGAGCATGAGGCTTTCCAGAAATTTTTGGCGAAGTAA
- the Bcmad2 gene encoding Bcmad2, whose translation MSSTKPTTKAATKATTKSKDKSDKSDKAKTHKLSLKGSSKLVAEFFQYSINTILFQRGVYPAEDFSAVKKYGLTMLVSSDDQVKAYIKKIMSQLDKWMVNGKITKLIVVITSKETGEDVERWQFDVEIFNKPSKKSSKSKSSTTPSTSENAPTEGETPAPAPAPAPEKTEAEIQLEIQSIFRQITASVTFLPELDGACTFNVLVYADADSEVPMEWGDSDAREIVNGEKVQLRSFSTANHKVGTMVSYRVME comes from the exons ATGTCGAGCACCAAGCCAACCACAAAAGCAGCTACAAAAGCAACCACAAAGTCAAAAGACAAGTCTGATAAATCGGACAAGGCGAAAACTCATAAACTCTCGCTGAAAG GTTCTTCGAAACTCGTTGCGGAATTT TTCCAATACTCAATAAATACCATTCT CTTTCAACGAGGTGTATACCCCGCAGAAGACTTCTCAGC AGTCAAGAAATATGGCCTCACAATGCTTG TTTCCTCGGATGACCAAGTCAAAGCCTACATCAAGAAAATCATGTCCCAACTCGACAAATGGATGGTAAACGGAAAGATTACCAAACTAATCGTCGTAATTACTTCCAAAGAAACTGGCGAAGATGTCGAACGCTGGCAATTTGATGTCGAAATCTTCAACAAACCTTCCAAgaaatcatccaaatccaaatcttccaCTACACCATCCACATCCGAAAATGCACCCACAGAGGGAGAGACACCTGCACCCGCACCCGCACCGGCACCCGAGAAAACCGAAGCAGAAATCCAATTGGAGATTCAGTCGATATTCAGACAGATTACAGCTAGTGTTACATTTTTACCAGAATTGGATGGCGCATGCACATTTAATGTTCTGGTATACGCAGACGCGGACAGTGAGGTTCCAATGGAATGGGGAGATAGTGATGCGAGAGAGATTGTGAATGGAGAAAAGGTACAATTGAGGAGTTTCAGTACGGCTAATCATAAGGTTGGAACGATGGTTAGCTACCGAGTGATGGAATAA